Proteins encoded by one window of Sinorhizobium arboris LMG 14919:
- the queE gene encoding 7-carboxy-7-deazaguanine synthase QueE: MIHARSNEIRVSEIFGPTIQGEGVLIGLPTVFVRSGGCDYRCSWCDSLHAVESRYRNEWQAMSTEEVWQEIVRLSRGEAVMVSLSGGNPAIQPFGDLIGRGHEQGYRFALETQGSVARDWFAALDVLVLSPKPPSSRMDTDWEAFDACLGMAAGKPQTVLKFVVFDEADYAYARAAAARHPHLPVYLQPGNHMPPPPDDHDAPLDIDGVMERMRWLVDRVVADRWFEARVLPQLHVLIWGNRRGV; the protein is encoded by the coding sequence ATGATCCACGCCCGATCCAACGAGATTCGCGTCAGCGAAATCTTCGGACCGACGATCCAGGGCGAGGGTGTGCTGATCGGCCTTCCGACGGTATTCGTCCGCAGCGGGGGCTGCGACTACCGCTGTTCATGGTGCGATAGCCTGCACGCGGTCGAGAGCCGCTACCGCAATGAATGGCAGGCGATGTCGACGGAGGAGGTCTGGCAGGAAATTGTCCGGCTGTCCCGCGGCGAGGCGGTGATGGTTTCTCTTTCGGGCGGTAACCCGGCCATCCAGCCGTTCGGCGACCTGATCGGCCGCGGCCATGAGCAGGGCTATCGTTTCGCCCTGGAAACGCAGGGTTCGGTCGCCCGCGACTGGTTCGCCGCTCTCGACGTGCTGGTGCTCAGTCCGAAACCGCCCTCGAGCCGGATGGACACCGATTGGGAGGCCTTCGACGCCTGCCTCGGAATGGCTGCAGGCAAGCCGCAGACGGTACTGAAGTTCGTGGTCTTCGACGAGGCCGACTATGCCTATGCAAGGGCGGCCGCTGCGCGCCATCCCCATCTGCCCGTCTATCTGCAACCCGGCAACCACATGCCGCCGCCGCCCGATGACCACGACGCACCGCTCGATATCGACGGCGTGATGGAACGGATGCGCTGGTTGGTGGACAGGGTCGTCGCCGACAGATGGTTCGAGGCGCGGGTCCTGCCGCAACTCCATGTTCTCATCTGGGGCAACAGGCGGGGCGTGTGA
- a CDS encoding ABC transporter ATP-binding protein/permease, with amino-acid sequence MTKQIGNETGARTLTAPPESAGIWQQFEMMRHAFVDSPVLRPILWLTAGSFTIIVVTAIGQIILNRWYRPFFDAIERRDLNSFFYQLMLFVVLAGVLLVFNVAQQWLNQMVRLKLREGLTLDLIGEWMRPRRAFRLASAGTIGVNPDQRMQEDAGHLADLTTSLGFGLVQSSILLISFVGVLWSLSAGFAFQIGERSLEIPGYMVWAAILYAGSASWLSWLVGRRLIGLNGERYAREADLRFSMMHANEHIDGISLAGGEAGERRRLQLDLSSVLGATRNIFRAEINLAWVQDGYGWLTVVAPILVAAPVYFAGNISFGGLMMAVGAFNQVHSSLKWFVANVSAITDWRATLLRVAAFRRALITADTLHGEEKRIEFVENDRATMTFDNLEVTSPSGRTRLAECHIEIAPGQRVNIVGDPRAGKTLLFRALAGLWPWGSGRVGMPAGEAVAFIPRAPYFPRGRLRDALAYPHADSFPDEVLVTALSKVGLDHLTTSLDREARWERELGDDDQRLLAFARLIVQKPRWVVIDEALETMDGDALKRVLSIFEADLRESAVIKIGRTQRNGVLFSRVIHLVKDAEAPALKPVRLGGGISELEVAARSAP; translated from the coding sequence ATGACGAAACAAATCGGCAACGAAACGGGGGCTCGAACGCTCACCGCGCCACCGGAAAGCGCCGGCATCTGGCAGCAGTTCGAGATGATGCGGCACGCCTTCGTCGACTCGCCGGTTCTGAGGCCGATCCTGTGGCTGACGGCCGGCAGTTTCACCATAATTGTCGTCACCGCCATTGGGCAGATCATTCTCAACCGCTGGTACAGACCCTTCTTCGACGCGATCGAGCGGCGCGACCTCAACAGTTTCTTCTACCAACTCATGCTTTTCGTCGTCCTCGCCGGCGTCCTGCTGGTGTTCAACGTCGCCCAGCAGTGGCTCAACCAGATGGTGCGGCTGAAGCTGCGCGAAGGATTGACATTGGACCTGATCGGCGAATGGATGCGGCCTCGGCGCGCCTTTCGACTGGCCAGTGCCGGCACGATCGGTGTAAATCCGGATCAGCGCATGCAGGAGGATGCCGGCCACCTCGCCGATCTCACGACCAGCCTTGGCTTCGGACTTGTGCAGTCGTCGATCCTGCTTATTTCATTCGTCGGCGTCCTCTGGTCTCTTTCAGCCGGCTTTGCCTTCCAGATCGGCGAACGATCGCTGGAAATTCCGGGCTATATGGTGTGGGCCGCGATCCTCTACGCTGGCTCTGCGTCGTGGCTGAGCTGGCTCGTCGGACGCCGGCTGATCGGCTTGAACGGCGAACGCTATGCCCGCGAGGCCGATCTACGCTTCTCGATGATGCATGCCAACGAGCATATCGACGGTATCTCGCTTGCGGGCGGCGAGGCCGGGGAGCGCCGGCGCCTGCAACTCGACCTCTCCTCCGTGCTCGGCGCCACGCGCAACATATTCCGAGCCGAAATCAATCTTGCCTGGGTTCAGGACGGCTACGGTTGGCTCACGGTCGTCGCACCCATTCTCGTCGCGGCGCCGGTATATTTCGCAGGGAACATCAGCTTCGGCGGCCTTATGATGGCGGTTGGGGCGTTCAATCAGGTGCACTCGTCTCTGAAATGGTTCGTCGCCAATGTCAGCGCGATCACGGATTGGCGGGCAACACTCCTTCGCGTTGCCGCCTTCCGCCGCGCGCTCATTACGGCAGACACCCTGCATGGCGAAGAAAAGCGCATCGAATTCGTCGAAAACGACCGCGCCACCATGACGTTCGACAATCTGGAGGTAACGTCTCCCTCGGGGCGGACCAGGCTCGCCGAGTGCCATATCGAGATCGCCCCCGGCCAGAGGGTCAATATCGTCGGCGACCCACGCGCCGGGAAGACGCTGCTCTTCCGGGCACTCGCCGGGCTCTGGCCCTGGGGAAGCGGCCGCGTGGGAATGCCGGCCGGCGAAGCCGTGGCCTTCATTCCCCGCGCGCCTTATTTCCCCCGCGGCCGCCTGCGCGACGCCCTTGCCTACCCGCACGCCGACAGCTTCCCGGATGAAGTGCTCGTGACCGCGCTTTCGAAGGTCGGACTCGACCATCTAACGACGTCGCTGGATCGCGAGGCGCGCTGGGAACGGGAGCTCGGCGACGACGACCAGCGCCTGCTGGCTTTCGCTCGGCTCATCGTGCAGAAGCCCCGCTGGGTGGTCATCGACGAAGCGCTCGAGACCATGGACGGCGATGCCTTGAAACGGGTGCTTTCGATCTTCGAGGCCGACCTGCGGGAATCGGCGGTCATCAAGATCGGCCGCACGCAGCGAAACGGTGTGCTGTTCTCCCGGGTGATTCACCTTGTCAAGGATGCCGAAGCTCCGGCCCTGAAGCCGGTACGCCTCGGCGGAGGCATTTCCGAGTTGGAAGTGGCGGCACGCAGTGCGCCTTGA
- a CDS encoding helix-turn-helix domain-containing protein, translating to MSISPSNIGDKEAAPMPHGDIAARVKAAREAVGYSIEDLAVTCGLAVVEINDIENGTDFSPAKLKRVAGALQVPLSHFLPTEM from the coding sequence ATGTCTATTTCACCCTCCAATATTGGCGACAAGGAAGCCGCTCCGATGCCGCACGGCGACATCGCCGCTCGCGTCAAGGCCGCGCGCGAAGCGGTCGGCTATAGCATCGAGGATCTCGCGGTCACCTGTGGCCTCGCCGTCGTCGAAATCAACGACATCGAAAATGGCACGGACTTCAGTCCGGCAAAGCTCAAGCGCGTCGCGGGCGCTCTGCAGGTGCCGCTTTCCCATTTTCTGCCGACGGAAATGTGA
- a CDS encoding ABC transporter ATP-binding protein, whose translation MAFTRFTARNRAFRTVFRFSWAHWKRQPVRLAVLLSTVLLSTLADVLTPLYSGRLVDAVISGAASDEVAWNGAMAAFMMLMALSFGAIILRHMTFMGIVSLTLKMMSDIAAAAFHHIQRFSSDWHANSFAGSTVRKVTRGMWALDLLNDTLLVALFPSVVMLVGSTALMAWYWPMMGVIIGLGSIAFIVVTVSLSLGYVAPMASLANSWDTRLGGALADAVSCNTVVKAFGAEGREDARLARVLGKWENRTRRTWSRGTLNGTAQGSMLLFLRAAVVGFALLLWARGQATAGDITFVLTSFFILQGYLREVGMHIRNLQRSINDMEELVAIHGQPLGVEDRPGAKPIRITAGEIEFRDVTFHYGAHRAPLYEGFSVNIAAGERVGLVGHSGSGKTTFIKLIQRLHDVKAGEIRIDGQNIADFTQASLRQQIAIVQQEPILFHRSLAENIAYARPGATQREIEDAARLASAHDFIAALPKGYGTLVGERGVKLSGGERQRVAIARAFLADAPILILDEATSSLDSESEVLIQQAMERLMTGRTTLVVAHRLSTVRALDRLLVFDRGRIAEEGDHGALIRVKGGIYRGLFERQALELTKGLILSEG comes from the coding sequence ATGGCATTTACCCGTTTCACGGCGCGCAACCGCGCCTTCCGCACCGTTTTCCGATTCTCCTGGGCCCATTGGAAGAGGCAGCCGGTGCGGCTTGCCGTTCTCCTGTCCACCGTGCTGCTTTCGACGCTTGCCGATGTGCTCACGCCGCTTTACTCGGGCCGGCTGGTTGACGCCGTCATTTCCGGTGCGGCGAGCGACGAGGTGGCCTGGAATGGGGCGATGGCGGCCTTCATGATGCTGATGGCCCTGTCGTTCGGTGCGATCATCCTCAGGCACATGACCTTCATGGGCATCGTCAGCCTCACGCTGAAGATGATGTCCGATATCGCCGCGGCCGCCTTTCATCACATCCAGCGGTTCTCCAGCGATTGGCACGCCAACAGCTTTGCCGGTTCGACCGTTCGCAAGGTAACGCGCGGCATGTGGGCGCTCGATCTCCTGAACGACACGCTCCTCGTCGCACTTTTCCCCTCCGTCGTAATGCTGGTTGGCTCAACGGCACTGATGGCCTGGTACTGGCCGATGATGGGAGTGATCATCGGCCTCGGCTCGATCGCCTTCATCGTCGTTACCGTTTCCCTGTCGCTCGGCTATGTGGCTCCGATGGCGAGCCTTGCCAACAGCTGGGACACACGCCTTGGCGGCGCGCTCGCCGATGCGGTCAGCTGCAACACGGTCGTCAAGGCTTTCGGTGCGGAAGGCCGCGAGGATGCGCGCCTCGCCAGGGTTCTCGGCAAATGGGAGAACCGGACACGCCGGACCTGGTCGCGCGGCACGCTCAACGGCACGGCCCAAGGGTCAATGCTGCTCTTCCTGCGCGCGGCCGTGGTCGGCTTCGCACTCCTCCTGTGGGCGAGAGGCCAGGCGACGGCGGGCGACATTACCTTCGTGCTCACCTCGTTCTTCATCCTGCAGGGCTATCTGCGGGAGGTGGGCATGCATATCCGCAACCTGCAGCGCTCGATCAACGATATGGAGGAGCTCGTCGCCATTCACGGGCAGCCGCTCGGTGTCGAGGATCGGCCGGGAGCAAAGCCCATCCGCATCACCGCGGGCGAGATAGAGTTCCGCGATGTGACCTTCCATTACGGGGCGCATCGCGCACCCCTCTATGAGGGCTTCTCGGTCAACATCGCAGCGGGCGAGCGCGTCGGTCTCGTCGGGCATTCCGGTTCGGGCAAAACGACGTTCATCAAGCTGATCCAGCGCCTTCATGACGTGAAGGCCGGCGAGATCCGTATCGACGGGCAGAATATCGCCGATTTCACGCAGGCGTCGCTGCGCCAGCAGATCGCCATCGTGCAGCAGGAGCCGATCCTGTTTCACCGCTCGCTTGCCGAGAATATCGCTTATGCACGACCGGGGGCGACGCAGCGAGAGATCGAAGATGCAGCGAGGCTTGCGAGCGCTCACGATTTCATCGCCGCCTTGCCGAAGGGTTACGGGACGCTGGTCGGCGAACGCGGCGTGAAGCTCTCCGGCGGCGAGCGCCAGCGCGTGGCGATCGCCCGCGCTTTTCTGGCGGATGCGCCGATACTCATTCTGGACGAGGCGACGTCGAGCCTCGATTCGGAATCCGAGGTGCTGATCCAGCAGGCGATGGAGCGGCTTATGACGGGGCGCACCACGCTCGTGGTCGCACACCGGCTTTCCACGGTGCGCGCCCTTGACCGCCTGCTGGTCTTCGATCGCGGCCGCATAGCGGAAGAGGGCGATCACGGGGCGCTCATCCGCGTCAAGGGCGGCATCTACCGCGGTCTCTTCGAAAGGCAGGCGTTGGAACTGACGAAAGGTCTCATTCTCAGCGAGGGATGA
- the queC gene encoding 7-cyano-7-deazaguanine synthase QueC: protein MKTIVICSGGLDSVSLAHKVAAEQELIGLLSFDYGQRHRKELDFAAACARRLGVPHQIIDIREIGRHLTGSALTDDLEVPDGHYAEETMKTTVVPNRNAIMLAIAFGVAAARKADAVAAAVHGGDHFIYPDCRPGFIDAFQAMQNHALDGYADVELYAPYVNVAKADIVADGARHDTPFAETWSCYRGGARHCGRCGTCVERREAFHLAGVIDPTEYDDPDFWVGVTGSIVGGEA, encoded by the coding sequence ATGAAGACAATTGTAATCTGCTCCGGCGGATTGGATTCCGTTTCGCTTGCGCACAAGGTCGCGGCGGAACAAGAGCTTATCGGCCTCCTCTCGTTCGATTACGGCCAGCGGCACCGCAAGGAGCTGGATTTCGCCGCTGCCTGCGCCAGGCGCCTCGGCGTCCCGCATCAGATCATCGACATCCGCGAGATCGGCCGGCATCTTACCGGCTCGGCACTGACCGATGATTTGGAGGTGCCGGACGGCCACTATGCCGAAGAGACGATGAAGACGACGGTGGTGCCGAACCGTAACGCCATCATGCTTGCCATCGCCTTCGGCGTCGCTGCCGCCCGCAAGGCGGATGCGGTCGCGGCCGCCGTGCATGGCGGCGACCATTTCATCTATCCCGACTGCCGGCCGGGTTTCATCGACGCTTTTCAGGCGATGCAGAACCATGCGCTCGATGGATATGCGGATGTGGAGCTCTATGCCCCCTATGTAAACGTTGCGAAGGCGGACATCGTCGCGGACGGCGCCCGGCACGATACGCCGTTTGCCGAGACATGGTCCTGCTACAGGGGCGGTGCTCGCCATTGCGGGCGCTGCGGCACCTGTGTCGAACGGCGTGAAGCCTTTCACCTCGCCGGTGTCATCGACCCGACGGAATACGACGATCCGGACTTCTGGGTCGGGGTGACCGGCTCCATCGTTGGCGGGGAGGCGTAA
- a CDS encoding PAS domain S-box protein, translating into MHGAEILPKTTIDDVTSPDAPDYRAVLDAIAVPVYATDAKGIVTYCNAAAAAVAGRKPELGKDRWCISWQLRRPDGTLLPHDQCPMARALKEGRPVRGEEVVAFRPDGGSVPLLPYPTPLFDEAGALTGAVNVLVDLSGTKDMERSSRYLAAIVESSDDAIVAKDLDGIITSWNRGAERLFGYSADEAVGRSITILIPPDRLSEEPGILERIRKGEKVDHFETKRRRKDGTLVDISLTVSPVRDGTGRIIGASKVARDITETKRAAAALAVRFREQAALYDLTERLQRAKQIEDVYEAALDAIQDALNCDRASILLFDASKTMRFVASRGLSEDYRRAVDGHSPWAFGANEPEPILLDNVDDADISRELKEIIAGEGIGSLGFFPLVAEGKLIGKFMTYYDRPHRLAETEIGVGHTIARQLGSSIQRMRAEYARRQAEEQLRRNEANERARAAELAAIMEAVPALIWIARTPDCRVITGNKSSYEILRLPQDSNLSLSAPAGEHPTNFRVFSEGRALSPEELPVQRAARGEEVRNFEEEVRFDDGSSRYIFGNATPLRDVMGEVIGAVAASVDITERKQTEEALQESERRLQLALDAGHMGAWEWNLDTGEVIWSPGLEALHRLEPNTFGGTLADFKRGVHPEDLPLIESAMAKAVETHGDYHVVYRARLADGAVRWMEAFAQFSPRHGTKLRRLTGVCMDITERREAEVQRNLLVAELSHRVKNTLAIVGSIARQTFSTNPDANAAYRSFNARIRALAQTHTRLAEASWSGVSLDTVLFDELAPYHDDSRANVTLAGPPAMLPPKHALTLGMAAHELATNAAKHGALSGKSGKVDIEWMIDAASGRLRIFWKETGGPAVVEPKHNGFGRLLLERVLASDLGGEVHLEFAPQGLVCTIDVPYPRGARE; encoded by the coding sequence TGCACGGCGCAGAAATTCTACCCAAAACGACGATTGACGATGTCACGTCTCCGGACGCGCCCGACTATCGGGCCGTGCTCGACGCCATCGCGGTGCCCGTTTACGCAACCGACGCCAAGGGGATCGTCACCTATTGTAATGCTGCGGCTGCAGCCGTTGCGGGACGCAAGCCGGAGCTCGGCAAGGATCGTTGGTGCATCAGCTGGCAGCTGAGACGGCCGGACGGCACGCTGCTTCCGCACGATCAGTGCCCGATGGCGCGCGCATTAAAGGAAGGAAGGCCTGTCAGGGGGGAGGAAGTGGTGGCGTTTCGCCCGGACGGCGGCTCGGTCCCGCTTCTCCCTTATCCGACGCCGCTCTTCGACGAAGCGGGCGCATTGACCGGCGCCGTCAATGTCCTCGTGGACCTAAGCGGAACAAAGGACATGGAGCGGAGTTCCCGCTATCTCGCCGCGATCGTCGAATCTTCGGACGATGCCATCGTCGCGAAGGACCTCGACGGCATCATCACCAGCTGGAACCGCGGCGCGGAACGGCTATTCGGCTATTCGGCCGATGAGGCTGTCGGCAGGTCGATCACCATTCTCATACCGCCGGACCGCCTGAGCGAGGAACCCGGCATCCTCGAGCGCATCCGCAAAGGCGAAAAGGTCGATCACTTCGAGACGAAACGCCGGCGCAAGGACGGAACTCTGGTGGACATTTCGCTCACCGTGTCGCCCGTCAGAGACGGCACGGGCCGCATCATCGGCGCCTCCAAGGTCGCGCGGGACATCACCGAGACCAAACGCGCTGCAGCGGCATTGGCGGTGCGTTTTCGCGAGCAAGCGGCGCTGTATGACCTCACCGAAAGATTGCAGCGGGCGAAACAGATCGAAGATGTCTACGAGGCGGCGCTGGACGCCATCCAGGACGCCTTGAATTGCGATCGCGCCTCCATTCTGCTGTTCGACGCCTCCAAGACCATGCGTTTCGTGGCTTCGCGCGGTCTTTCAGAGGATTATCGGCGAGCTGTCGACGGGCACTCCCCCTGGGCTTTTGGAGCGAACGAACCCGAGCCGATCCTTCTCGATAATGTCGACGACGCTGACATCTCCCGAGAACTGAAGGAGATCATTGCCGGCGAAGGTATAGGCTCCCTCGGCTTCTTTCCGCTCGTAGCGGAAGGAAAGCTGATCGGCAAGTTCATGACCTACTACGACCGGCCACACCGCCTGGCGGAAACCGAAATCGGCGTGGGGCATACCATCGCGCGGCAACTCGGATCCAGCATCCAGCGCATGAGGGCCGAATATGCGCGGCGCCAGGCGGAGGAGCAGTTGCGCCGCAACGAGGCAAACGAAAGGGCGCGCGCGGCCGAGTTGGCTGCGATCATGGAGGCGGTACCCGCTTTGATCTGGATTGCACGCACGCCTGATTGCCGCGTCATAACCGGCAACAAGAGTTCCTATGAGATTCTACGGCTGCCACAGGACAGCAACCTGTCGTTGTCGGCGCCTGCCGGCGAGCACCCCACGAACTTCCGCGTTTTCTCCGAGGGCCGCGCACTGTCGCCGGAGGAGCTGCCCGTACAAAGGGCCGCTCGCGGTGAAGAAGTGCGGAATTTCGAGGAGGAAGTGCGCTTCGACGACGGAAGCTCCCGCTACATCTTCGGGAACGCCACACCGCTGCGCGATGTCATGGGCGAAGTCATCGGCGCGGTCGCCGCGTCGGTCGACATAACCGAACGGAAACAGACCGAGGAGGCCCTTCAGGAAAGCGAGCGGCGCCTGCAGCTTGCGCTCGATGCCGGGCATATGGGCGCCTGGGAGTGGAATCTCGATACCGGTGAGGTGATCTGGTCGCCCGGGCTCGAAGCGCTTCACCGGCTGGAGCCGAATACATTTGGTGGAACTCTGGCGGATTTCAAGCGCGGCGTTCACCCGGAAGACCTCCCGTTGATCGAGAGCGCCATGGCGAAAGCGGTCGAGACGCACGGAGACTACCACGTCGTCTATCGAGCCCGGCTGGCCGACGGAGCGGTCCGTTGGATGGAGGCCTTCGCACAATTTTCTCCACGCCACGGCACGAAGCTGAGGCGATTGACCGGCGTCTGCATGGACATCACCGAACGCAGGGAGGCCGAAGTGCAGCGCAATCTCCTCGTAGCCGAGCTCAGTCACCGCGTGAAGAACACGCTGGCAATCGTCGGTTCGATCGCGCGCCAGACCTTCTCGACCAACCCGGACGCAAACGCGGCGTACCGTTCCTTCAATGCACGCATCAGGGCGCTCGCACAGACGCATACGCGCCTGGCGGAGGCAAGCTGGTCCGGGGTTTCCCTGGACACCGTGCTGTTCGACGAACTGGCGCCCTATCATGACGACAGCAGGGCGAACGTGACCTTGGCGGGGCCGCCGGCGATGTTGCCGCCCAAACATGCGCTCACGCTCGGCATGGCGGCGCACGAACTCGCAACCAACGCCGCAAAGCATGGGGCACTCTCCGGAAAGAGCGGCAAGGTCGATATCGAATGGATGATAGATGCGGCAAGCGGACGGCTTCGCATTTTCTGGAAGGAAACGGGCGGACCGGCCGTTGTCGAGCCCAAGCACAATGGCTTCGGTCGTTTGCTGCTGGAGCGGGTCCTCGCCTCGGATCTTGGTGGTGAAGTGCATCTCGAGTTCGCGCCGCAGGGGCTGGTATGCACGATTGACGTGCCCTATCCGCGCGGAGCTCGGGAATGA
- a CDS encoding response regulator → MNHGDRCRVLVVEDEFLVALQIEADLVAAGYSVIGPFTSLAQSISAAREHPFDIATLDLNLRGEFAYPLVDELIDRKVPVLLLTGYTAFDLPERFRALPRLSKPFDGMQLIQKINGLYPVS, encoded by the coding sequence ATGAACCACGGCGACCGGTGCCGGGTGCTCGTCGTCGAGGACGAGTTTCTTGTCGCACTGCAGATTGAAGCTGATCTCGTCGCTGCCGGCTACTCGGTGATCGGCCCGTTCACGAGCCTCGCTCAGTCGATCTCCGCCGCCCGCGAGCATCCCTTCGACATTGCGACCCTCGATCTCAATCTTCGCGGCGAGTTCGCCTATCCGCTTGTCGACGAACTCATCGATCGTAAGGTGCCTGTCCTGCTATTGACCGGCTATACGGCATTCGACTTACCCGAACGCTTTCGCGCCCTGCCTCGTCTGTCAAAACCCTTTGACGGAATGCAGCTGATCCAGAAGATCAACGGACTTTATCCAGTCTCGTGA
- the queD gene encoding 6-carboxytetrahydropterin synthase QueD, giving the protein MFRITKEFHFSASHQLKSLPPEHQCARLHGHNYIVEVELSGQTLNEHGFVRDYHELAPLKHYIDESFDHRHLNDVLGHDRVTAECLAQHFYEWCKARLPETTAVRVSETAKTWAEYRP; this is encoded by the coding sequence ATGTTCCGCATCACCAAGGAATTCCATTTCTCCGCGTCGCATCAGTTGAAGAGCCTGCCGCCCGAGCATCAATGCGCGCGCCTGCATGGGCACAACTACATCGTCGAGGTCGAGCTTTCCGGCCAGACGCTGAACGAGCATGGGTTCGTGCGCGACTATCACGAGCTTGCGCCGCTGAAGCATTATATCGACGAGTCATTCGACCATCGCCATTTGAACGACGTGCTCGGGCATGATCGGGTGACGGCGGAATGCCTGGCACAGCATTTTTACGAGTGGTGCAAGGCCCGGCTGCCCGAGACGACAGCCGTCCGCGTCAGTGAGACGGCGAAGACCTGGGCGGAATACCGGCCATGA